In Solanum pennellii chromosome 7, SPENNV200, the following are encoded in one genomic region:
- the LOC114077985 gene encoding uncharacterized protein LOC114077985, translating into MKISLQITYQEKGTQTEPDTTEEILKAINTLSTKVDSMGKELQNLKANSQQHDYKYAELRQHTKLRRSEDAKIPELQGDVGKLLKTHNINIANVAGTSTAAMEKTTSKNTNLNNLFTKPFIPKAQIVDTPAPQTSTYAASLHKEKKIYNHISQTYIENLYKIQNFLNLKPKSTTTTEKTQDYLTQKLQGYNKLIAQPKTNPNLVKTCYSYGLLNTVYTYDGIEISGIPEIHKAFLIYKRITKGNLFFIKFYTAPAEILYDEIKPIIQIVKIGLTREMIIPEDIGQQPEIPKIEIPSFYANKRIIGLSTIIQKFKAISEKAKNVRCSLKDGLLHTGGANPLEQLQERWKKNWDAFLLTGGFQEDSFQEERKRVGSGCNNFQNYVVENLYSSVPLTPEMSTQILNEIVVGGNTRVDAMVLALETI; encoded by the exons aTGAAAATCTCGTTGCAGATTACCTATCAAGAAAAAGGAACACAAACTGAACCAGATACAACAGAAGAAATACTCAAAGCTATTAATACACTTTCTACGAAGGTGGACAGTATGGGAAAAGAGTTACAAAATCTAAAAGCTaatagtcagcagcatgactataaATATGCGGAGCTACGCCAACATACAAAGTTACGTCGATCGGAAGACGCTAAAATTCCAGAGCTACAAGGAGATGTTGGGAAACTCCTTAAAACCCACAACATTAACATTGCTAATGTTGCAGGTACAAGTACAGCAGCTATGGAAAAAACTACATCAAAAAATACAAACTTAAACAACTTATTTACAAAACCATTTATTCCAAAGGCACAGATAGTAGATACCCCAGCACCACAAACATCTACATATGCAGCAAGCCtacacaaagaaaagaaaatatataaccaTATATCCCAAACTTACATTGAAAACCTATACAAAATCCAAAACTTTTTAAATCTTAAACCCAAATCTACCACGACCACAGAAAAAACCCAGGATTATTTAACCCAAAAATTACAAGGCTATAATAAGTTAATTGCACAACCTAAAACGAATCCAAACTTAGTTAAAACCTGTTACAGTTATGGATTACTTAATACGGTATATACATATGATGGTATAGAGATAAGTGGAATCCCAGAGATCCACAAAGCCTTTTTAATATacaaaagaataacaaaaggaaatttattttttataaaattttatacagCACCAGCTGAGATACTTTATGATGAGATAAAACCAATAATCCAGATAGTGAAAATTGGATTAACGCGAGAAATGATAATACCGGAAGACATAGGGCAACAGCCAGAGATACCAAAAATCGAGATACCCAGtttttatgcaaataaaagaataattggaTTATCAACTATCATAC AGAAGTTTAAGGCAATATCAGAAAAGGCAAAGAATGTTAGATGCAGTCTAAAGGATGGTTTGTTGCATACTGGAGGTGCAAATCCGTTGGAACAATTGCAAGAGAGATG gaaaaagaaTTGGGATGCATTCCTATTGACTGGAGGTTTTCAAGAAGACTCATTtcaggaagaaagaaaaagagttggaTCCGGATGT AATAACTTTCAGAACTATGTCGTTGAGAATCTATATAGTTCGGTCCCATTGACACCTGAAATGTCCACccaaattttgaatgaaatagTGGTAGGGGGGAACACAAGGGTAGATGCTATGGTCTTGGCTCTCGAAACGATATAA